The following are from one region of the Amycolatopsis sp. QT-25 genome:
- a CDS encoding ABC transporter permease subunit codes for MIGDVLNWFGDPARWQGTDGVPARLLQHLGYTALALVFALIIAIPLGLYVGHTGRGAVLLVSGGNAIRALPTLGLVTFLFLLFTESELSTIIGLVVLAIPPILAGTYAGLQATDRGVVDAAQGIGMTGWQRLWKVEVPISLPLVLGGVRNSVLQLVATAAVAAYVGLGGLGRFLLDGLAILDYPQVVAGALLTTLLAVVLDLALAGVQRLLVPKGVRLAQAASGKKAKA; via the coding sequence ATGATCGGCGACGTCCTGAACTGGTTCGGGGACCCGGCCCGTTGGCAGGGCACGGACGGCGTGCCGGCCCGGTTGCTGCAGCACCTCGGCTACACGGCATTGGCGCTGGTCTTCGCGTTGATCATCGCGATCCCGCTCGGGCTCTACGTCGGGCACACCGGTCGCGGCGCGGTGCTGCTGGTGAGCGGCGGCAACGCGATCCGCGCGCTGCCGACGCTGGGGCTGGTGACCTTCCTGTTCCTGCTCTTCACCGAGAGCGAGCTTTCGACGATCATCGGGCTCGTGGTGCTCGCCATCCCGCCGATCCTCGCCGGGACCTACGCCGGCCTCCAGGCCACCGACCGAGGGGTGGTCGACGCGGCGCAGGGCATCGGAATGACCGGCTGGCAGCGATTGTGGAAGGTCGAGGTGCCCATCTCGCTGCCGCTCGTGCTCGGCGGAGTGCGGAATTCGGTGTTGCAACTGGTGGCGACGGCGGCCGTGGCCGCCTACGTCGGACTCGGCGGGCTCGGCCGGTTCCTGCTCGACGGACTGGCCATTTTGGACTATCCACAGGTGGTCGCGGGGGCGCTCCTGACGACGTTGCTCGCCGTCGTACTGGATCTGGCGCTGGCGGGCGTGCAACGTCTGCTGGTGCCCAAGGGAGTTCGGCTGGCGCAGGCCGCGAGCGGGAAGAAGGCGAAGGCATGA
- a CDS encoding ABC transporter permease subunit encodes MGGFFAELGRYLGSANNRSQFFGNLLDHVYLSLVPLVLGLLIAVLAGWLGHRFAAARSVLLVVSNLLYTIPSLALFVVIPGIIGSKILDSVNVIVALTVYTAALLVRPVLDALDAVPPHVVAAATAIGYEPARRFLTVELPLSVPVLAAGVRVASVSNISLVSVGALIGTGGLGVLFTDGFQREYFSPIVVGIVATLLLALVVDLALVQLRNLLTPWDRVATTAGAK; translated from the coding sequence ATGGGCGGCTTCTTCGCGGAGCTGGGCCGCTACCTGGGCAGTGCCAACAACCGCTCGCAGTTCTTCGGCAACCTCCTCGACCACGTCTACCTCTCCCTGGTGCCGCTGGTGCTGGGCCTGCTGATCGCGGTGCTGGCGGGCTGGCTCGGCCACCGGTTCGCCGCGGCGCGGTCCGTGCTGCTGGTGGTGTCGAACCTGCTGTACACGATCCCGTCGCTCGCCTTGTTCGTGGTGATCCCGGGTATCATCGGTTCGAAGATCCTCGACAGCGTCAACGTCATCGTGGCACTCACCGTCTACACCGCCGCCCTGCTCGTGCGCCCGGTGCTGGACGCGCTCGACGCGGTCCCGCCGCACGTCGTCGCCGCGGCCACGGCCATCGGCTACGAACCCGCGCGCCGCTTCCTCACCGTGGAGCTGCCGCTTTCGGTGCCGGTGCTCGCGGCAGGCGTCCGGGTGGCCTCGGTCAGCAACATCAGCCTGGTCAGTGTCGGCGCGCTGATCGGCACCGGCGGGCTCGGCGTGCTGTTCACCGACGGCTTCCAGCGTGAGTACTTCTCGCCGATCGTCGTCGGGATCGTCGCGACACTGTTGCTCGCCCTGGTCGTCGACCTGGCGCTGGTTCAGCTCCGCAATCTCCTCACACCCTGGGACCGGGTGGCGACCACGGCGGGGGCGAAATGA
- a CDS encoding ATP-binding cassette domain-containing protein, translated as MTIEFRGVTKRYPDGTVAVDDLNLTVEDGTITVFVGPSGCGKTTSLRMINRMVEPTSGTVLLDGEDVSDGDPALLRRGIGYVIQHAGLFPHRTVLDNVATVPLLSGWDKGKARARAAELLETVGLPAELGKRYPAQLSGGQQQRVGVARALAADSPVLLMDEPFSAVDPIVREELQDELLRLQSQLGKTIVFVTHDIDEAVRLGDKIAVLRVGGVLAQYGTPSEVLRHPVDDFVASFVGKDRGYRGLSFLSAEGIVVEDVERVEVGKPGPGPSDEWRVAVNAGGQPRGWLRPGSTVDGELAETDLVAGGSLYVQGAPIRGALDAALSSPASLGVVVDADQKVLGVVRARQVLEVIEAPSLSS; from the coding sequence GTGACTATCGAGTTCCGTGGCGTGACCAAGCGGTATCCGGACGGGACGGTCGCGGTCGACGACCTGAACCTCACCGTGGAGGACGGCACGATCACCGTCTTCGTCGGGCCCTCCGGCTGCGGCAAGACCACGTCGCTGCGGATGATCAACCGCATGGTCGAGCCGACGTCGGGCACGGTACTGCTCGACGGCGAGGACGTCAGCGACGGCGACCCGGCGCTGCTGCGCCGCGGCATCGGTTACGTCATCCAGCACGCCGGCCTCTTTCCACACAGGACGGTCCTCGACAACGTCGCGACCGTGCCGCTGCTGTCCGGCTGGGACAAGGGCAAGGCCCGCGCACGCGCCGCCGAACTGCTCGAAACCGTCGGCCTGCCCGCGGAACTCGGCAAGCGCTATCCCGCCCAGCTTTCCGGTGGCCAGCAGCAGCGCGTCGGCGTCGCCAGGGCGCTCGCGGCGGATTCGCCGGTGCTGCTGATGGACGAGCCGTTCTCCGCCGTCGACCCGATCGTCCGCGAAGAACTGCAGGACGAGTTGCTGCGCCTGCAATCGCAGCTGGGGAAGACGATCGTGTTCGTCACCCACGACATCGACGAGGCCGTGCGCCTCGGCGACAAGATCGCGGTGCTCCGCGTCGGCGGGGTGCTCGCGCAGTACGGCACGCCGTCCGAGGTGCTGCGTCATCCCGTCGACGACTTCGTGGCTTCGTTCGTGGGCAAGGACCGCGGCTACCGCGGGCTTTCGTTCCTCTCGGCGGAAGGGATCGTCGTCGAAGACGTCGAGCGGGTCGAGGTCGGCAAGCCCGGTCCCGGACCGTCCGACGAGTGGCGGGTCGCGGTCAACGCCGGCGGACAGCCGCGCGGCTGGCTGCGTCCTGGGTCCACTGTGGACGGTGAACTCGCCGAGACCGATCTCGTCGCGGGCGGCTCGCTGTACGTCCAGGGTGCACCGATCCGCGGCGCGCTCGACGCGGCGCTCTCCTCGCCCGCCAGCCTCGGTGTCGTGGTCGACGCCGACCAGAAGGTCCTCGGCGTGGTCAGAGCCCGGCAAGTCCTCGAGGTGATCGAAGCGCCGTCGCTGAGTTCCTGA
- a CDS encoding bis-aminopropyl spermidine synthase family protein, with amino-acid sequence MSSPLDDVFAAHGVHVRPLHQVISLLRTDWRALGELVRLSTAPRRSVEDVLTALGDDLERNESRVRLAPAAREKYARFEARDRKSDPDLLKTITSYVEHVPMPLAALDHVQATPETVLNRALWLDERYDLATAKLLFLGDHDLTSLAVRALRPDADLTVVDLDDRVLAYIDELSERSIRTLHTDLRVGLPPSVTGRMDLVFSDPPYTPEGMGLFAARGVQALAEPSEGRLLLAYGYSPRHPALGAQVQRALATLGLTFEAILPDFNRYFGAQAIGSAADLYVCQPTAKSKKNRGGKGKTSIYTHGPQSVESAGAAKPSLLDKLHEIATEGGLALESRPVDWSGSGPEGDAVAMDLSADPGPWLLRTLLGTNARRLALLVPNSHPDLTNAEAQGALNRLVGAKYKLRLLRSTPDNRHAIVVADAVEHQDELLTRAHARLANVSLDVPSDLTDARLIDLPRHRLAELLG; translated from the coding sequence GTGAGTTCCCCCCTCGATGACGTCTTCGCGGCGCACGGTGTCCACGTGCGACCGCTCCATCAGGTGATATCCCTGCTCCGGACGGATTGGCGTGCTCTCGGCGAACTGGTCCGGCTCAGCACCGCGCCACGCCGGAGTGTCGAAGACGTCCTGACCGCGCTCGGCGACGACCTCGAGCGGAACGAGTCGCGCGTCCGGCTGGCCCCCGCCGCCAGGGAGAAGTACGCGCGCTTCGAGGCACGGGACCGGAAATCCGACCCCGACCTGCTGAAGACCATCACCAGCTACGTCGAGCACGTGCCGATGCCGCTGGCCGCGCTCGACCACGTGCAGGCGACACCGGAGACCGTGCTGAACCGCGCGTTGTGGCTGGACGAGCGCTACGACCTCGCGACGGCGAAACTGCTGTTCCTGGGTGACCACGACCTCACTTCGCTGGCCGTCCGCGCGTTGCGGCCCGACGCGGACCTCACCGTCGTGGACCTCGACGATCGTGTCCTCGCCTACATCGACGAACTCAGCGAGCGGTCGATCCGCACCCTGCACACCGATCTGCGCGTCGGCCTGCCACCCTCGGTGACCGGCCGGATGGATCTCGTGTTCAGTGATCCGCCTTACACCCCCGAAGGAATGGGCTTGTTCGCGGCACGCGGGGTGCAGGCACTCGCCGAACCCTCGGAGGGGCGGCTGCTGCTCGCCTACGGTTACAGCCCGCGCCATCCCGCGCTGGGCGCGCAGGTGCAGCGGGCACTCGCGACGCTCGGGCTGACCTTCGAAGCGATCCTGCCGGACTTCAACCGGTACTTCGGCGCGCAGGCGATCGGCAGCGCGGCGGATCTCTACGTCTGTCAGCCGACCGCGAAGTCGAAGAAGAACCGCGGTGGCAAGGGAAAGACCTCGATCTACACCCACGGCCCGCAGTCGGTGGAATCCGCCGGCGCGGCCAAGCCGTCACTGCTGGACAAGCTGCACGAGATCGCCACCGAGGGCGGGCTGGCGCTGGAGTCGCGGCCGGTCGACTGGTCCGGTTCCGGACCGGAGGGCGACGCGGTCGCGATGGATCTTTCGGCAGACCCCGGCCCGTGGCTGCTGCGGACCTTGCTGGGCACCAACGCGCGACGGCTGGCACTGCTGGTCCCGAACTCGCATCCCGACCTGACGAACGCCGAGGCACAGGGCGCGCTCAACCGGCTGGTCGGGGCGAAGTACAAGCTGCGGCTGCTGCGGAGCACCCCGGACAACCGGCACGCCATCGTCGTCGCGGACGCCGTCGAGCACCAGGACGAACTGCTGACCCGCGCGCACGCGCGGCTGGCGAACGTGTCACTGGACGTGCCGTCGGACCTCACGGACGCGCGGCTGATCGACCTGCCGCGGCACCGGCTGGCGGAGCTGCTCGGCTGA
- a CDS encoding NADP-dependent malic enzyme → MTTPVTDTEIFAGHEGGKLSVAATRPISSPRDLSVAYTPGVAKVSLAIAEDAAKAKRYTWADRLVVVVSDGTAVLGLGDIGASASLPVMEGKSVLFKTFGGLDSIPLVLDTTDVDEIVETLVRLRPSFGAVNLEDISAPRCFELEDRLKEALDCPVMHDDQHGTAIVTLAALRGANQVLGKDISGQRVVVSGAGAAGVACARILRNAGVADVTVLDSRGIIHSGRDGLNPIKQKLAETTNTAGLRGGLGEALKGADVFLGLSGATIDESLLAGMAGDAIVFALSNPDPEVHPAVASQYAKIVATGRSDYPNQINNVLAFPGVFRGALDSGARAITENMKLAAAEAIFAVAQDDLGPDRIVPSPLDPRVAPEVAAAVAKAAEADGVV, encoded by the coding sequence ATGACCACGCCAGTGACGGACACCGAGATCTTCGCGGGCCACGAGGGCGGCAAGCTCTCCGTGGCCGCGACGCGCCCGATCTCCTCGCCCCGTGACCTCTCGGTCGCGTACACGCCTGGGGTGGCGAAGGTGAGCCTTGCGATCGCCGAGGACGCGGCCAAGGCGAAGCGGTACACGTGGGCGGACAGGCTGGTCGTGGTGGTGAGCGACGGTACGGCGGTGCTCGGCCTCGGTGACATCGGCGCGAGCGCGTCGCTGCCGGTCATGGAGGGCAAGTCGGTCCTGTTCAAGACCTTCGGCGGGCTCGACTCGATCCCGCTGGTGCTCGACACCACCGACGTCGACGAGATCGTCGAGACCCTGGTCCGGCTGCGCCCGTCGTTCGGCGCGGTGAACCTGGAGGACATCTCGGCGCCGCGCTGCTTCGAATTGGAGGACCGCCTCAAGGAGGCCCTCGACTGCCCGGTCATGCACGACGACCAGCACGGCACGGCGATCGTCACGCTGGCCGCGCTGCGCGGGGCGAACCAGGTCCTCGGCAAGGACATCTCCGGCCAGCGCGTGGTCGTCTCGGGAGCGGGCGCGGCGGGGGTGGCCTGCGCCAGGATCCTGCGGAACGCCGGCGTCGCGGACGTCACCGTGCTCGATTCGCGCGGCATCATCCACTCCGGTCGCGACGGCTTGAACCCGATCAAGCAGAAGCTCGCCGAGACCACGAACACGGCCGGTCTGCGCGGCGGCCTCGGCGAGGCGCTGAAGGGTGCCGACGTCTTCCTGGGGCTGTCCGGGGCGACCATCGACGAGAGCCTGCTGGCCGGGATGGCAGGCGACGCGATCGTGTTCGCGTTGTCGAACCCCGACCCGGAGGTTCACCCGGCCGTGGCGTCGCAGTACGCCAAGATCGTGGCGACCGGGCGCAGCGACTACCCGAACCAGATCAACAACGTGCTGGCGTTCCCCGGTGTCTTCCGCGGCGCGCTGGACTCCGGCGCGCGGGCGATCACGGAGAACATGAAGCTGGCCGCGGCCGAAGCGATCTTCGCCGTCGCGCAGGACGACCTCGGCCCGGACCGGATCGTCCCGAGCCCGTTGGACCCGCGGGTCGCGCCCGAGGTGGCCGCGGCCGTCGCGAAGGCCGCCGAGGCCGACGGCGTGGTGTGA
- a CDS encoding dTDP-4-dehydrorhamnose 3,5-epimerase family protein, with the protein MQARRLGIPDCFEFTPHVFPDHRGLFVAPFQEEVFVEAVGHRLRLGQTNTSVSRRGSLRGVHFADTPPGQAKYVYCPSGSLLDVIVDLRVGSPTFGEWASVLLDSSEYKAVYLAEGLGHAFMALEDETVMAYLCSEPYNPAGEHGVNPMDIDLALPWPQDIEPVVSEKDIAAPHLKEALEQGLLPRYDDCVAYYEKLRTAG; encoded by the coding sequence ATGCAAGCCAGGCGCCTCGGCATCCCCGACTGTTTCGAGTTCACCCCGCACGTTTTCCCCGATCACCGCGGCCTGTTCGTGGCGCCGTTCCAGGAAGAGGTGTTCGTCGAAGCGGTCGGCCACCGGCTTCGCCTGGGACAGACCAACACCAGCGTCTCGCGGCGCGGTTCCCTCCGCGGCGTGCATTTCGCCGACACGCCGCCGGGGCAGGCGAAATACGTGTACTGCCCGAGTGGTTCGCTGCTGGACGTGATCGTCGACCTCCGGGTCGGCTCGCCCACTTTCGGCGAATGGGCGTCCGTACTGCTCGACAGCTCCGAATACAAAGCGGTCTACCTCGCCGAAGGCCTCGGCCACGCCTTCATGGCACTCGAAGACGAAACGGTCATGGCGTACCTCTGTTCCGAGCCGTACAACCCGGCGGGCGAGCACGGCGTCAACCCGATGGACATCGATCTCGCCTTGCCCTGGCCGCAGGACATCGAGCCCGTCGTGTCCGAAAAGGACATCGCCGCACCCCATCTGAAAGAGGCCTTGGAGCAGGGGTTGCTGCCGCGTTACGACGATTGCGTGGCGTACTACGAGAAGTTGCGGACCGCGGGCTGA
- a CDS encoding GMC oxidoreductase, with amino-acid sequence MSALSRREFLGFTALNSAATLGLTTISTARARESSPGFSTAVVVGTGYGAAVTALRLGEAGIPTVMLEMGRLWAEPGPDGKVFCDMLRPDRRAMWFKDRTQAPLASFLWLDLANRDIERYPGVLDRVDHGDMSVYVGRGVGGGSLVNGAMAVTPRRSYFEEILPAVDADEMYGKYFPRANQALGVNHIDPRWFETCRSYRYARVSRKAAARAGLKTVFVPSVYDFEYMKREEDGTVPRSALASEVIYGNNHGKRSLDKTYLAAALGTGKVTIQTLHQVRGITRQADGTYVLTVHETTEDGVVVARKQLGAKYLFLGAGSLGSTELLVRARETGTLPELNDEVGRGWGTNGNVMLGRAGHAWDVGGSLQSGMPALGIDAWDDPVNPVFAEVAPVPAGIETWLSLYLAITKNPERGHFTYDAATDSARLRWDAAQGRSSIGAAKSLFDKVNRANRTIYRSDLFGDTRSFEDRFTYHPLGGLVLGEATDPYGRVKGYRNLYVTDGSLIPGSTGVNPFVTITALAERNVERVLREDLTR; translated from the coding sequence ATGTCCGCACTGTCGCGCCGCGAGTTCCTCGGGTTCACCGCGCTCAACTCCGCCGCGACTCTCGGGCTCACCACGATTTCCACCGCGCGGGCTCGAGAATCGTCTCCGGGCTTCTCGACGGCCGTGGTCGTCGGCACCGGCTACGGCGCCGCGGTCACCGCGCTCCGCCTCGGTGAAGCCGGGATTCCCACGGTCATGCTCGAAATGGGCAGGTTGTGGGCCGAACCCGGCCCGGACGGCAAGGTCTTCTGCGACATGCTCCGGCCGGACCGGCGGGCCATGTGGTTCAAGGACCGCACGCAGGCCCCGCTCGCGTCCTTCCTGTGGCTGGACCTGGCCAACCGCGACATCGAACGGTACCCCGGTGTCCTCGACCGGGTGGACCACGGCGACATGTCCGTCTACGTCGGACGAGGGGTCGGCGGCGGCTCGCTGGTCAACGGCGCGATGGCCGTGACACCGAGGCGGTCGTACTTCGAGGAGATCCTGCCCGCCGTCGACGCCGACGAGATGTACGGGAAGTACTTTCCGCGGGCCAACCAGGCCCTCGGCGTGAACCACATCGATCCGCGCTGGTTCGAGACCTGCCGTTCCTACCGCTACGCGAGGGTTTCCCGGAAGGCGGCGGCGCGAGCGGGACTCAAGACGGTGTTCGTGCCCAGCGTCTACGACTTCGAGTACATGAAGCGGGAAGAAGACGGCACGGTGCCGCGGTCGGCGCTCGCGTCGGAGGTCATCTACGGAAACAACCACGGCAAACGTTCCCTCGACAAGACCTACCTCGCGGCCGCGCTGGGCACCGGGAAGGTGACCATCCAGACGCTGCACCAGGTTCGCGGGATCACCCGCCAGGCCGACGGCACCTACGTCCTCACCGTGCACGAGACCACGGAGGACGGCGTGGTCGTGGCGAGGAAGCAACTCGGCGCGAAGTACCTGTTCCTCGGCGCCGGCAGCCTGGGTTCGACGGAACTGCTCGTACGGGCACGGGAGACCGGGACGCTGCCCGAACTGAACGACGAGGTCGGCCGCGGCTGGGGCACCAACGGCAACGTGATGCTGGGCCGCGCCGGCCACGCGTGGGATGTCGGCGGATCGCTGCAATCGGGGATGCCCGCGCTCGGCATCGACGCGTGGGACGACCCGGTGAACCCGGTCTTCGCCGAGGTCGCACCGGTGCCTGCCGGGATCGAGACCTGGCTGAGCCTGTATCTGGCGATCACGAAGAACCCCGAACGCGGCCACTTCACCTACGACGCCGCCACTGATTCCGCGCGACTGCGGTGGGACGCGGCGCAGGGGCGGTCGTCGATCGGCGCGGCGAAGTCGTTGTTCGACAAGGTCAACCGCGCGAATCGCACGATCTACCGGAGTGACCTGTTTGGGGATACGCGGTCGTTCGAGGATCGGTTCACCTATCACCCGCTGGGTGGGCTGGTGCTGGGTGAGGCCACCGATCCGTACGGCCGGGTGAAGGGCTATCGAAACCTCTACGTGACCGACGGATCGCTGATCCCGGGCAGTACCGGGGTGAACCCGTTCGTCACGATCACCGCGCTGGCCGAGCGGAACGTGGAACGCGTGCTGCGGGAGGACTTGACGCGCTAG
- a CDS encoding hotdog fold domain-containing protein — MAQNPTYAMWNRLAGKPVGKQLFSAAMCLRVPYFRTVLPAVRDLRPGRCEVTSPKWWGVHNHIKTYHAIAACNLAEIAMGMLAEATVPTTHRWLPKGMTVAYVAKAETGLRAVAELPELPEFGDEGFELPVPVTITDTNGKSVVTATITIWVTKKK, encoded by the coding sequence ATGGCGCAGAATCCGACCTACGCGATGTGGAACCGGCTGGCGGGCAAGCCGGTCGGCAAACAGCTGTTCTCGGCGGCGATGTGCCTGCGGGTGCCGTACTTCCGGACGGTGCTCCCGGCGGTGCGCGACCTGCGTCCCGGCCGGTGCGAGGTGACGTCCCCGAAGTGGTGGGGTGTGCACAACCACATCAAGACCTATCACGCGATCGCGGCCTGCAACCTCGCCGAGATCGCCATGGGCATGCTCGCCGAGGCGACCGTCCCGACGACGCATCGCTGGCTGCCCAAGGGGATGACGGTCGCTTACGTGGCGAAGGCCGAAACGGGCCTGCGCGCGGTCGCCGAACTGCCGGAGTTGCCGGAATTCGGCGACGAGGGCTTCGAGCTCCCCGTGCCGGTGACGATCACGGACACGAACGGGAAATCCGTTGTCACGGCGACCATCACCATCTGGGTGACCAAAAAGAAGTAA
- a CDS encoding acid phosphatase has product MANRLFLLRHGQTEWSANGRHTGRTDIPLTADGEGQARAAGGTLRAVLGGSPALVLSSPRTRALRTAELAGLHVDEVTEELAEWDYGDYEGVTTPVIRETVPGWTVWSHPIPGGESAEDVDARADKVIERVRGPLGEGDVILVGHGHFSRVLVARWIGLPSTAGVHFGLDPAGVAVLGDERGEPQIDHLNLLPTSEDGP; this is encoded by the coding sequence GTGGCAAATCGGCTCTTTCTCCTCCGGCACGGTCAGACCGAGTGGTCCGCCAACGGACGGCACACCGGACGCACCGACATCCCGCTCACGGCCGACGGCGAAGGGCAGGCCCGCGCGGCGGGCGGCACCCTGCGCGCGGTGCTCGGCGGCTCTCCCGCGCTCGTGCTGTCCAGTCCCCGCACCCGCGCGCTGCGGACGGCCGAACTGGCCGGGCTGCACGTCGACGAGGTCACCGAAGAGCTGGCCGAATGGGACTACGGCGATTACGAGGGCGTCACCACGCCGGTGATCCGCGAGACCGTGCCCGGATGGACGGTCTGGTCGCATCCGATCCCCGGCGGTGAAAGCGCGGAGGACGTCGACGCCCGCGCGGACAAGGTGATCGAACGCGTCCGCGGCCCGCTCGGCGAGGGCGACGTGATCCTCGTCGGTCACGGGCACTTCAGCCGCGTGCTGGTCGCACGCTGGATCGGCCTGCCGTCGACGGCGGGGGTCCACTTCGGACTCGACCCGGCCGGCGTCGCGGTGCTCGGCGACGAACGCGGCGAGCCCCAGATCGACCACCTCAACCTGCTCCCCACCTCAGAGGACGGACCGTGA
- a CDS encoding GNAT family N-acetyltransferase, giving the protein MTDDRIRRIREEDVDAVVQLVYDLAEFERARDECHLTPGQLRTALFGAAPGLFGHVAEVDGEIVGYALWFLNFSTWRGVHGIYLEDLYVRPEQRGSGLGKALLATLAAVCVERGYARLEWSVLDWNPAQGFYKSLGAVPMDEWTVDRLTDEPLKALAAQA; this is encoded by the coding sequence GTGACCGACGACCGCATCCGGCGTATCCGCGAAGAAGACGTGGACGCCGTCGTCCAGCTCGTCTACGACCTCGCCGAGTTCGAACGCGCCCGGGACGAATGCCACCTCACGCCCGGGCAGCTGCGCACGGCGCTGTTCGGCGCGGCTCCCGGCCTGTTCGGGCACGTCGCCGAGGTCGACGGCGAGATCGTCGGCTACGCGCTCTGGTTCCTCAACTTCTCCACCTGGCGCGGTGTGCACGGCATCTACCTGGAAGACCTCTACGTCCGCCCCGAGCAGCGCGGCTCCGGCCTCGGCAAGGCGCTCCTGGCCACCCTCGCGGCAGTCTGCGTCGAGCGTGGGTACGCCCGCCTCGAATGGTCGGTGCTCGACTGGAACCCCGCGCAGGGCTTCTACAAGTCACTCGGCGCGGTGCCGATGGACGAATGGACCGTCGACCGCCTCACCGACGAACCCCTGAAGGCACTCGCCGCCCAGGCCTAG
- a CDS encoding diacylglycerol kinase family protein: MRAILVVNPQATSTTAGGRDVLAHALASQVKLDVVETDYRGHAMAVARSAARDGIDLVVAHGGDGTVNEVVNGLLADADGDPAKVGDVPMLGVVPGGSANVFARALGIAHDPVEATYQLLNAIENDRSRKVGLGIADGHWFTFNAGLGWDADVVGRVAKRRGKQTTAGLYLRAAVVSHLRPPLGRPPLTVRIPGEEPTEVLTAFVSNTDPWSYLGDRPVHLNPGSSFDTGLGLFALNGLRLPTVFKHVRQALLTKSDQRGRRLLRHDDLPMIRIDAAEPVNFQVDGDLVGQRKRVEFFSVPEALTVIV, translated from the coding sequence GTGCGTGCCATCCTCGTCGTGAATCCCCAGGCCACCTCGACCACCGCCGGTGGCCGTGACGTGCTGGCGCACGCACTGGCCAGCCAGGTCAAACTCGACGTGGTGGAGACCGACTACCGCGGCCACGCGATGGCCGTGGCACGGTCCGCCGCCCGTGACGGGATCGACCTGGTGGTCGCCCACGGCGGCGACGGCACGGTCAACGAGGTGGTCAACGGCCTGCTCGCGGACGCCGACGGTGATCCGGCGAAGGTGGGCGACGTCCCCATGCTCGGTGTCGTGCCGGGCGGCTCGGCGAACGTCTTCGCCCGCGCGCTGGGCATCGCGCACGATCCCGTGGAAGCGACCTATCAGCTTCTCAACGCCATCGAGAACGACCGGAGCCGCAAAGTCGGGCTCGGGATCGCCGACGGCCATTGGTTCACCTTCAACGCCGGCCTCGGCTGGGACGCCGACGTCGTCGGCCGGGTGGCCAAGCGACGGGGCAAACAGACCACCGCCGGGCTCTATCTGAGGGCCGCCGTGGTGTCGCATCTGCGGCCTCCGCTCGGCCGTCCGCCCCTCACGGTCCGGATTCCGGGTGAAGAGCCCACCGAAGTGCTGACCGCTTTCGTGTCGAACACCGATCCGTGGAGTTATCTGGGAGACCGTCCCGTCCACCTGAACCCGGGCAGTTCGTTCGACACCGGATTGGGCCTTTTCGCGTTGAACGGTCTGCGATTGCCCACCGTGTTCAAGCATGTACGGCAGGCGTTGCTCACGAAGAGCGACCAACGCGGACGACGTCTCCTTCGTCACGATGACCTGCCGATGATCCGCATCGACGCTGCTGAACCGGTAAACTTCCAGGTGGACGGCGACCTCGTCGGCCAGCGGAAGCGGGTGGAGTTCTTCAGCGTCCCGGAAGCACTGACGGTAATCGTCTGA
- a CDS encoding WhiB family transcriptional regulator: MDWRHDAACRDEDPELFFPVGTSGPALSQVTQAKSVCHRCTVASDCLAWALASGQDAGVWGGMSEDERRALKRRRTHIGTRTSA; the protein is encoded by the coding sequence ATGGACTGGCGCCATGACGCGGCCTGCCGAGACGAGGACCCCGAGCTGTTCTTCCCGGTGGGAACCAGCGGTCCTGCTCTGTCGCAGGTAACTCAGGCGAAATCCGTGTGCCACCGCTGCACCGTCGCTTCCGACTGCCTGGCCTGGGCTTTGGCCAGCGGGCAGGACGCAGGCGTCTGGGGCGGGATGAGCGAGGACGAGCGACGGGCCCTGAAGCGCCGTCGTACGCACATCGGCACGCGTACCTCCGCCTGA